The Juglans microcarpa x Juglans regia isolate MS1-56 chromosome 8S, Jm3101_v1.0, whole genome shotgun sequence genome has a window encoding:
- the LOC121244734 gene encoding receptor-like protein kinase — translation MNTFHLVLNYFLLFLCFSMSVCTVRGLSSDGMTLLSILRHWTYVPPLINSSWNASDFTPCSWVGVDCDNALNVVSLNLSSQGISGKLGPEIGHLSQLQTIYLTGNSFFGVIPQELGNCSLLEELDLSVNDLSGEIPDNLKNLQNLRSLSLYSNMLRGHIPESLFKIPHLENVYVNNNNLTGSIPTSVGNMSEALSLYFYGNQLSGTIPSSIGNCSKLNELYLNQNYLVGVLPERLNDLRNLAYLDVSRNSLEGRIPLGSGNCKNLCFLDLSFNGFSGGIAPGLGNCSDLTDFAAVGSNLVGTIPSSFGLLDKLSYLDLSENHLFGKIPRELGKCKSLKTLHLYTNQLDGNIPSELGMLSELEDLELFNNLLTGQIPISIWKIPSLKHLLVYNNSLSGELPLEMTELKQLKNISLFNNQFFGAIPESLGINSSLLQLDFTNNKFSGKIPSNLCFGRQLNVLNMAQNQLQGSIPSDIGGCSTLRRLILKQNNLTGVLPEFGKNTDLLFMDISENNIAGAIPLSLGNCTNLTSINLSRNMFSGVIPSELGNLLNLQTLNFAHNNLEGPLPSKLSTCTKLESFDVGFNLLNGSIPLRLRSWTGLATLILRENLFSGGIPSFFSELGKISELQLGGNLFGGEIPPTIGAMSNLFYALNLSSNGLTGHIPLELRKLNMLLRLDISNNNLTGNLMALDEMQSLVQVNISYNHFTGPVPQALMKFLDSSPSSFIGNHELCVNCLASGGLVCSGNRDFVPCDSKSSNKKYNSKLEIAMIALGSSIVLVLLLLGLVLMFLSCIRPKQEVETFTQDRSSSLLIKLMEATENLNDRYIIGRGAHGTVYKASLDPDKVFAVKKLAFAGNSRGSLSMTREIQTVGKIRHRNLIRLEEFWLRKDYGLILYDYMQNGSLHDVLHELNPLPTLEWGVRYKIAIGTAHGLAYLHYDCDPPIVHRDIKPQNILLDSEMEPHITDFGIAKLLDQSSTSVPSSSLAGTIGYIAPENAFTTMPRKESDVYSYGVVLLELITRKKAMDASVMEEADIVGWVRSVWSKTGEIERIVDLSLVEEFLDSDIMEQAINTLLVALRCTEKEPSKRPTMRDVVKQLLYAETAMRSNKIQAF, via the exons ATGAATACCTTCCACCTTGTGTTGAACTATTTCTTGCTGTTTTTATGTTTCTCTATGTCGGTTTGTACTGTCCGTGGTTTGAGCTCTGATGGGATGACTTTATTGTCAATTCTGCGGCACTGGACGTACGTGCCTCCTCTTATAAACTCAAGCTGGAATGCCTCTGATTTCACTCCATGCTCATGGGTAGGAGTGGACTGTGACAACGCCCTTAATGTGGTCTCCCTAAACCTATCTAGTCAAGGAATTTCGGGTAAGTTGGGACCTGAAATTGGGCACCTGAGCCAATTGCAGACCATTTATTTGACTGGTAACAGTTTCTTTGGTGTCATACCTCAAGAGTTAGGCAACTGTAGTCTTCTTGAGGAATTAGACCTATCCGTAAACGACTTGTCAGGAGAAATACCTGATAACTTGAAGAACTTGCAAAATTTGCGATCTTTGAGCCTTTATTCTAATATGTTGAGGGGTCACATACCTGAATCCCTGTTTAAGATTCCTCATTTGGAAAATGTGTATGTAAACAATAACAATTTGACTGGATCAATCCCTACAAGTGTTGGGAACATGAGTGAGGCTTTGTCTCTGTACTTCTATGGAAACCAGTTATCAGGGACGATTCCTTCATCCATTGGAAATTGTAGCAAACTGAACGAACTTTATTTGAATCAGAATTACCTGGTGGGTGTTTTGCCGGAGAGACTGAACGATCTTCGAAACCTTGCTTATTTAGATGTTAGCCGTAATAGTCTTGAGGGTAGAATTCCTTTGGGTTCGGGCAATTgcaaaaatttatgttttttggATTTGTCATTCAATGGTTTTAGTGGAGGTATTGCTCCAGGCTTGGGAAATTGTAGTGACTTAACAGACTTTGCAGCTGTTGGTAGCAACTTAGTGGGCACTATCCCGTCTTCCTTTGGTCTGCTAGATAAGCTTTCATATCTTGACCTTTCTGAAAACCATTTGTTTGGGAAAATACCTCGTGAACTTGGTAAGTGTAAGTCCTTGAAAACCCTACACTTGTATACAAACCAACTCGATGGGAATATTCCCAGTGAATTGGGGATGCTGAGTGAATTGGAGGATCTCGAATTGTTTAACAACCTTTTAACAGGTCAGATTCCCATTAGCATTTGGAAGATTCCTAGTCTCAAGCATCTTCTTGTCTATAATAACAGCCTTTCTGGGGAACTACCTCTTGAGATGACTGAGCTCAAGCAACTGAAAAACATTTCATTATTTAACAACCAGTTCTTTGGAGCCATACCTGAAAGTTTGGGAATCAATAGCAGCTTATTGCAGTTGGACTTTACCAACAATAAGTTCAGTGGTAAAATCCCATCGAATCTTTGCTTTGGAAGGCAATTAAATGTGCTGAATATGGCTCAGAATCAACTTCAAGGTAGCATACCTTCTGATATTGGAGGCTGTTCAACTCTGAGAAGATTAATCCTTAAACAAAATAACCTCACAGGAGTTCTTCCAGAATTTGGCAAAAATACAGACCTTTTGTTCATGGACATCAGCGAAAATAACATTGCCGGAGCTATTCCATTAAGCTTAGGAAACTGCACCAATCTCACTTCCATTAATCTGTCGAGAAACATGTTTTCAGGGGTTATACCCTCAGAGCTAGGAAACCTTTTGAATCTTCAGACTTTGAATTTTGCTCACAACAACCTGGAAGGTCCTTTGCCATCCAAGTTATCAACTTGTACCAAATTAGAGAGCTTTGATGTGGGTTTCAATTTATTGAATGGTTCAATACCCTTGAGGTTAAGGAGCTGGACAGGTTTAGCCACGTTGATTTTGAGGGAAAATCTTTTCTCTGGGGGCATCCCATCTTTCTTTTCAGAGTTGGGAAAAATCTCAGAGCTACAACTGGGTGGAAATTTGTTTGGAGGAGAGATTCCTCCAACCATTGGAGCGATGTCGAATCTATTCTATGCATTAAATCTCAGCAGTAATGGGTTGACAGGTCACATTCCTTTAGAGCTTCGAAAATTGAACATGCTACTAAGGCTGGATATATCAAATAACAATTTGACAGGAAATTTAATGGCACTAGATGAAATGCAGTCATTAGTTCAGGTGAATATTTCATACAATCACTTTACAGGTCCTGTACCACAAGCATTGATGAAGTTTCTGGACTCATCTCCATCATCATTCATTGGAAATCATGAGCTATGTGTCAATTGTCTTGCATCGGGTGGCTTAGTTTGCAGCGGAAACAGAGATTTTGTGCCTTGTGACAGTAAATCAAGCAATAAAAAGTACAACAGCAAATTGGAAATTGCAATGATAGCCCTTGGATCCTCAATAGTTCTTGTCTTGCTGCTCCTTGGACTGGTTCTTATGTTCCTTTCATGCATAAGACCAAAGCAGGAAGTTGAGACCTTCACTCAAGACAGATCATCTTCCCTTCTCATCAAACTCATGGAGGCTACAGAAAATTTAAATGACCGCTATATCATTGGGAGAGGAGCCCATGGAACTGTTTATAAGGCCTCACTGGATCCAGACAAAGTTTTTGCTGTAAAGAAGCTTGCATTTGCAGGGAATAGTAGAGGAAGCCTAAGCATGACTAGAGAAATTCAAACGGTAGGGAAGATCAGGCACCGAAATCTGATTAGACTGGAAGAGTTTTggttaagaaaagattatgGTTTAATCTTGTACGATTACATGCAAAATGGGAGCCTTCATGATGTTTTACATGAACTCAACCCACTACCAACTCTAGAGTGGGGTGTCCGCTATAAGATAGCAATTGGAACAGCACATGGATTGGCGTATCTCCATTACGACTGTGATCCTCCGATAGTGCACCGAGACATCAAACCACAGAACATACTTTTAGACTCAGAGATGGAGCCTCATATCACTGATTTCGGTATTGCCAAGCTTCTGGATCAGTCCTCTACTTCGGTCCCATCTAGCTCACTTGCGGGTACAATTGGATACATTGCGCCAG AAAATGCATTTACAACAATGCCTCGAAAGGAGTCTGATGTGTATAGCTATGGAGTCGTTTTGCTCGAGTTGATAACCAGAAAGAAGGCAATGGATGCGTCAGTTATGGAGGAAGCGGATATTGTGGGTTGGGTCAGGTCAGTATGGAGCAAGACTGGAGAAATCGAAAGGATTGTTGATTTGAGCCTTGTGGAGGAATTCTTAGATTCAGATATCATGGAACAAGCCATTAATACTCTTCTGGTGGCTTTGAGATGCACCGAAAAGGAGCCAAGCAAGAGACCCACAATGAGAGATGTTGTCAAACAGTTGTTATATGCGGAAACCGCTATGAGAAGTAACAAAATCCAAGCTTTTTAA